A genomic region of Thunnus albacares chromosome 4, fThuAlb1.1, whole genome shotgun sequence contains the following coding sequences:
- the LOC122980376 gene encoding natural resistance-associated macrophage protein 2-like isoform X2 produces MKREKSEKSKLKDSPQDNGVVQTNQYSSISPPASPVAQDEPFSTYFEEKVPIPENVSPVFSFRKLWAFTGPGFLMSIAYLDPGNIESDLQSGAKAGFKLLWVLLGATIIGLLLQRLAARLGVVTGMHLAEVCNRQYPTVPRVILWMMVELAIIGSDMQEVIGCAIALNLLSVGRIPLWAGVLITITDTFVFLFLDKYGLRKLEAFFGFLITVMAISFGYEYVLVKPDQGELLKGMFVPYCADCGPAQLEQAVGIVGAVIMPHNIYLHSALVKSREIDRRNKKEVKEANKYFFIESTIALFVSFLINVFVVAVFAQAFYNKTNMQVNAVCNETGSPHTDLFPLNNGTLEVDIYKGGVVLGCFFGPAALYIWAIGILAAGQSSTMTGTYSGQFVMEGFLNLRWSRFARVLLTRSIAITPTLLVAIFQDVQHLTGMNDFLNVLQSMQLPFALIPILTFTSLTSIMNDFANGLVWKISGGIVILMVCAINMYFVVVYVTALNSVLLYVLAALLSVAYLCFVGYLAWHCLVALGVSCLDFGSRVQLGLPRHTDIYLLNDMDTDALVER; encoded by the exons atgaagagagaaaagtcagaaaagtcTAAACTCA AGGACTCCCCTCAGGACAATGGGGTCGTTCAGACAAACCAGTACAGCTCCATCTCTCCTCCTGCCTCACCTGTGGCCCAGGATGAGCCCTTCTCCACATACTTTGAGGAGAAGGTGCCTATTCCCGAGAACGTCAGCCCG GTGTTCAGTTTTCGTAAACTCTGGGCCTTTACTGGACCAGGGTTCTTGATGAGCATCGCTTATTTGGATCCTGGGAACATTGAGTCTGACCTGCAGTCTGGAGCTAAAGCTGGCTTTAAG cTCCTATGGGTGCTCCTTGGAGCCACCATCATcgggctgctgctgcagaggtTAGCTGCACGTCTGGGGGTTGTCACAGGGATGCACCTAGCTGAAGTCTGCAACCGCCAGTATCCTACC gTCCCACGGGTCATCCTTTGGATGATGGTGGAGTTGGCAATTATTGGCTCAGACATGCAGGAGGTCATTGGCTGTGCAATAGCTCTCAACCTTCTCTCTGTGGGCAG GATTCCACTGTGGGCAGGAGTCCTCATCACCATCACAGACACTTTTGTGTTCCTCTTTTTAGACAAATATG gCCTGAGGAAACTTGAAGCTTTCTTTGGCTTTCTCATCACTGTAATGGCCATTAGTTTTGGTTATGAG TATGTGCTTGTGAAGCCAGACCAAGGGGAGCTGCTGAAGGGGATGTTTGTACCTTACTGTGCCGACTGTGGGCCTGCACAACTGGAGCAGGCGGTGGGAATTGTGGGTGCTGTTATCATGCCCCACAACATCTACCTGCACTCAGCTCTGGTCAAG TCTCGTGAAATCGATCGCAGAAATAAGAAGGAAGTAAAGGAAGCCAACAAGTACTTCTTCATCGAGTCAACGATTGCTCTCTTCGTCTCCTTTCTCATCAACGTCTTTGTTGTAGCGGTCTTTGCTCAGGCCTTCTACAATAAAACCAATATGCAAGTG AACGCTGTGTGCAATGAAACCGGCAGCCCTCACACAGACCTTTTCCCTCTCAACAACGGCACACTTGAGGTGGACATATACAAAGGG GGAGTGGTCCTGGGTTGTTTCTTTGGCCCTGCCGCCCTCTATATCTGGGCCATCGGCATCCTGGCAGCTGGACAGAGCTCCACCATGACAGGAACTTACTCTGGGCAGTTTGTTATGGAG GGCTTCTTAAACCTGCGGTGGTCCCGTTTTGCACGGGTGCTGCTGACCCGCTCCATTGCCATCACGCCTACTCTGCTGGTAGCCATTTTTCAGGATGTGCAGCATCTGACGGGGATGAACGACTTCCTCAACGTGCTACAGAGCATGCAG CTTCCATTTGCTTTGATCCCTATTCTGACCTTCACCAGTCTGACGTCCATAATGAATGACTTTGCAAATGGATT AGTGTGGAAGATCTCCGGAGGTATCGTCATCCTGATGGTTTGCGCAATCAACATGTACTTTGTGGTGGTTTATGTGACGGCGCTGAACAGTGTGCTGCTCTACGTTCTGGCTGCTCTCCTCTCCGTGGCCTATCTGTGCTTTGTAGGCTACCTG GCATGGCACTGTTTGGTTGCCCTGGGGGTttcctgcctggactttggcaGCAGG GTGCAGCTGGGACTGCCACGTCACACGGACATTTACTTGCTGAACGACATGGATACTGACGCTTTGGTTGAGAGATAG
- the stx16 gene encoding syntaxin-16 isoform X2 — MATRRLTDAFLLMRNNAIQNRQILAEQELDELADDRMALVSGISLDPEAAIGVTKKLPPKWIEGVDEIQYEITRVRQKMKELALLHDKHMNRPTLDDSSEEEHAIEITTQEITQMFHRCQRAVTGLQSRCGHCTEQEERLLRNVVSSLAQSLQDLSTNFRHTQSSYLKRMKNREERSKHFFDSGPLMEEDEELAVYDKGFTDDQLMLVQQNTVMVEEREREIRQIVQSISDLNEIFRDLAGMVVEQGTVLDRIDFNVEQACVKTEDGLKQLQKAEQYQKKNRKMLVILILFIIVIVLIVILFGTKF; from the exons GAGCTTGATGAG ttGGCTGATGATCGGATGGCGTTGGTGTCAGGAATCAGTCTGGATCCTGAAGCTGCCATCGGAGTCACCAAGAAACTGCCTCCCAAATGGATAGAAGGGGTCGATgag ATCCAGTATGAAATCACACGGGTTCGACAGAAGATGAAGGAACTGGCTTTACTTCATGACAAGCATATGAATCGTCCCACACTGGATGACAGTAGTGAAGAAGAGCATGCCATAGAAATCACTACTCAGGAGATCACACAG ATGTTTCATCGATGCCAGAGAGCTGTGACAGGTTTGCAGTCTCGTTGTGGCCACTGCACCGAGCAGGAGGAGAGACTGCTGAGAAACGTGGTGTCGTCTCTGGCACAGAGTCTGCAAGATCTTTCCACCAATTTCAGGCACACGCAGTCCAGCTACCTAAAAC GTATGAAGAATCGTGAGGAGAGATCAAAGCACTTTTTTGACTCAGGACCTCTAatggaagaggatgaagagttAGCTGTATATGACAAG ggGTTCACAGACGACCAGCTGATGCTGGTGCAGCAGAACACAGTTATGGTTGAAGAACGAGAGCGAGAGATCAGACAAATAGTGCAGTCCATCTCAGATCTGAATGAGATATTCCGGGACTTGGCAGGGATGGTGGTGGAGCAG GGCACCGTTCTCGACAGAATCGACTTCAATGTGGAGCAAGCTTGTGTTAAAACAGAAGATGgactgaaacaattacaaaaG GCAGAACAGTatcagaagaagaacagaaagatGCTGGTCATTTTGATCCTCTTCATCATAGTCATTGTTCTAATAGTTATTCTTTTTGGAACAAAGTTTTAA
- the cnpy2 gene encoding protein canopy homolog 2, with translation MTIKRCRGCIGDLYTSPQLRSSTVHKLCTMQYICRVLTGMLTTSKTPRNGKVSFIRLLASSWPHEGAVSSSTSSCPAAPLPTSPHFTDWDVTAWKSVKVVSENTARSSCKMREAALLLTVCVIPCLLLSSCQAARQGQDIRCGACRALVDEMEWAISQIDPKKMIQTGSFRINPDGSQSIREVPLARSEGNLLELMESVCERMEDYGEHTDSSTNRKSYVRVKSRSGEPMDLSEATLDSRVTASLKFSCETIVEQHEDEIIEFFAHETDNVKDKLCSKRTDLCDHALKMPHDEL, from the exons ATGACCATTAAGAGGTGTAGAGGTTGTATTGGTGACCTCTACACCTCCCCCCAGCTGAGGAGCAGCACAGTGCACAAATTGTGCACCATGCAGTATATCTGCAGGGTTTTGACAGGGATGTTGACCACCTCTA AAACTCCTAGAAATGGAAAAGTTTCATTCATACGGCTGTTGGCATCTTCCTGGCCGCACGAGGGCGCTGTCTCGAGCTCGACCTCATCCTGTCCAGCAGCTCCGTTGCCTACGTCACCACATTTCACCGACTGGGATGTAACAGCGTGGAAAAGCGTAAAGGTGGTCTCCGAAAACACTGCCAGAAGCTC ATGCAAAATGAGGGAAGCGGCTCTTCTGCTCACAGTCTGTGTTATTCCGTGTCTCCTCCTGAGCTCCTGCCAGGCAGCCAGACAAGGACAAGACATCAGATGTGGAG ccTGCAGGGCTCTGGTAGATGAGATGGAGTGGGCCATCTCGCAGATAGACCCAAAGAAGATGATCCAGACGGGCTCCTTCAGGATCAACCCGGATGGCAGCCAGTCCATCAGAGAG GTTCCTCTGGCGCGCTCAGAGGGAAACCTCCTGGAGCTgatggagagtgtgtgtgagaggatgGAGGACTACGGCGAGCACACCGATTCGTCCACAAACAGGAAGTCCTACGTTAGGGTCAAATCTCGGAGCGGGGAGCCCATGGACCTCTCAGAGGCCACGCTGGATTCAAGAGTTACAGCCAGTTTAAAATTTTCA TGTGAAACAATTGTGGAGCAGCATGAAGATGAAATCATTGAGTTCTTCGCTCATGAGACAGATAACGTCAAAGACAAACTCTGCAGCAAGAGGACAG ACCTCTGTGACCACGCTCTGAAAATGCCCCATGACGAGCTTTGA
- the LOC122979998 gene encoding EEF1A lysine methyltransferase 3-like — MTCAGDEDDPFPVDVCLFSETFSQDNVYNLIGQELKIRQVFGANLGVAAPVWEAALHLCGYLEDQSVELSGKRIIELGAGTGVVGIVAARLGAVVTLTDLPLALPQLQANVSANMPSSGWPSAPPTVLPLSWGEDHMNFPSDWDLVLCADIIYLQETYPLLVETLAHLCKNGAVVYLSSKMRKEHKTPGFYEEYLPSRFDVELVHRDDKQNNNIYRAALKKDQ, encoded by the exons ATGACTTGTGCCGGAGATGAAGACGACCCGTTTCCTGTTGACGTCTGTCTTTTCTCTGAAACATTTTCTCAAGATAATGTTTACAACTTAATAGGTCAAGAGCTGAAGATACGACAGGTGTTCGGGGCAAACCTCGGCGTGGCTGCCCCGGTGTGGGAGGCT GCGTTACACTTGTGTGGTTACTTGGAGGATCAGTCTGTGGAGCTGAGTGGAAAACGCATCATAGAGCTGGGAGCAGGGACTGGTGTGGTCGGTATTGTGGCAGCACGCCTCG GTGCAGTCGTGACCCTTACAGATCTTCCTCTGGCTCTTCCACAACTTCAGGCCAACGTCTCTGCTAACATGCCATCCAGTGGTTGGCCCTCTGCCCCTCCCActgtcctccctctgtcctggGGTGAGGACCACATGAACTTCCCCTCTGACTGGGATCTGGTGCTTTGTGCAGATATAATTTACCTCCAGGAGACATACCCACTGCTAGTGGAGACACTTGCTCATTTGTGCAAGAACGGAGCCGTGGTATATCTCTCGTCCAAAATGCGTAAAGAGCACAAGACTCCAGGTTTCTATGAAGAATATCTGCCAAGCAGATTTGATGTGGAGCTTGTGCACCGtgatgacaaacaaaacaataatatctATAGGGCAGCTCTAAAGAAAGACCAGTGA
- the LOC122980376 gene encoding natural resistance-associated macrophage protein 2-like isoform X1, whose product MKAVQEGDHLEEDSPQDNGVVQTNQYSSISPPASPVAQDEPFSTYFEEKVPIPENVSPVFSFRKLWAFTGPGFLMSIAYLDPGNIESDLQSGAKAGFKLLWVLLGATIIGLLLQRLAARLGVVTGMHLAEVCNRQYPTVPRVILWMMVELAIIGSDMQEVIGCAIALNLLSVGRIPLWAGVLITITDTFVFLFLDKYGLRKLEAFFGFLITVMAISFGYEYVLVKPDQGELLKGMFVPYCADCGPAQLEQAVGIVGAVIMPHNIYLHSALVKSREIDRRNKKEVKEANKYFFIESTIALFVSFLINVFVVAVFAQAFYNKTNMQVNAVCNETGSPHTDLFPLNNGTLEVDIYKGGVVLGCFFGPAALYIWAIGILAAGQSSTMTGTYSGQFVMEGFLNLRWSRFARVLLTRSIAITPTLLVAIFQDVQHLTGMNDFLNVLQSMQLPFALIPILTFTSLTSIMNDFANGLVWKISGGIVILMVCAINMYFVVVYVTALNSVLLYVLAALLSVAYLCFVGYLAWHCLVALGVSCLDFGSRVQLGLPRHTDIYLLNDMDTDALVER is encoded by the exons ATGAAGGCCGTGCAAGAAGGAGACCACCTTGAAG AGGACTCCCCTCAGGACAATGGGGTCGTTCAGACAAACCAGTACAGCTCCATCTCTCCTCCTGCCTCACCTGTGGCCCAGGATGAGCCCTTCTCCACATACTTTGAGGAGAAGGTGCCTATTCCCGAGAACGTCAGCCCG GTGTTCAGTTTTCGTAAACTCTGGGCCTTTACTGGACCAGGGTTCTTGATGAGCATCGCTTATTTGGATCCTGGGAACATTGAGTCTGACCTGCAGTCTGGAGCTAAAGCTGGCTTTAAG cTCCTATGGGTGCTCCTTGGAGCCACCATCATcgggctgctgctgcagaggtTAGCTGCACGTCTGGGGGTTGTCACAGGGATGCACCTAGCTGAAGTCTGCAACCGCCAGTATCCTACC gTCCCACGGGTCATCCTTTGGATGATGGTGGAGTTGGCAATTATTGGCTCAGACATGCAGGAGGTCATTGGCTGTGCAATAGCTCTCAACCTTCTCTCTGTGGGCAG GATTCCACTGTGGGCAGGAGTCCTCATCACCATCACAGACACTTTTGTGTTCCTCTTTTTAGACAAATATG gCCTGAGGAAACTTGAAGCTTTCTTTGGCTTTCTCATCACTGTAATGGCCATTAGTTTTGGTTATGAG TATGTGCTTGTGAAGCCAGACCAAGGGGAGCTGCTGAAGGGGATGTTTGTACCTTACTGTGCCGACTGTGGGCCTGCACAACTGGAGCAGGCGGTGGGAATTGTGGGTGCTGTTATCATGCCCCACAACATCTACCTGCACTCAGCTCTGGTCAAG TCTCGTGAAATCGATCGCAGAAATAAGAAGGAAGTAAAGGAAGCCAACAAGTACTTCTTCATCGAGTCAACGATTGCTCTCTTCGTCTCCTTTCTCATCAACGTCTTTGTTGTAGCGGTCTTTGCTCAGGCCTTCTACAATAAAACCAATATGCAAGTG AACGCTGTGTGCAATGAAACCGGCAGCCCTCACACAGACCTTTTCCCTCTCAACAACGGCACACTTGAGGTGGACATATACAAAGGG GGAGTGGTCCTGGGTTGTTTCTTTGGCCCTGCCGCCCTCTATATCTGGGCCATCGGCATCCTGGCAGCTGGACAGAGCTCCACCATGACAGGAACTTACTCTGGGCAGTTTGTTATGGAG GGCTTCTTAAACCTGCGGTGGTCCCGTTTTGCACGGGTGCTGCTGACCCGCTCCATTGCCATCACGCCTACTCTGCTGGTAGCCATTTTTCAGGATGTGCAGCATCTGACGGGGATGAACGACTTCCTCAACGTGCTACAGAGCATGCAG CTTCCATTTGCTTTGATCCCTATTCTGACCTTCACCAGTCTGACGTCCATAATGAATGACTTTGCAAATGGATT AGTGTGGAAGATCTCCGGAGGTATCGTCATCCTGATGGTTTGCGCAATCAACATGTACTTTGTGGTGGTTTATGTGACGGCGCTGAACAGTGTGCTGCTCTACGTTCTGGCTGCTCTCCTCTCCGTGGCCTATCTGTGCTTTGTAGGCTACCTG GCATGGCACTGTTTGGTTGCCCTGGGGGTttcctgcctggactttggcaGCAGG GTGCAGCTGGGACTGCCACGTCACACGGACATTTACTTGCTGAACGACATGGATACTGACGCTTTGGTTGAGAGATAG
- the stx16 gene encoding syntaxin-16 isoform X3 produces the protein MATRRLTDAFLLMRNNAIQNRQILAEQLADDRMALVSGISLDPEAAIGVTKKLPPKWIEGVDEIQYEITRVRQKMKELALLHDKHMNRPTLDDSSEEEHAIEITTQEITQMFHRCQRAVTGLQSRCGHCTEQEERLLRNVVSSLAQSLQDLSTNFRHTQSSYLKRMKNREERSKHFFDSGPLMEEDEELAVYDKGFTDDQLMLVQQNTVMVEEREREIRQIVQSISDLNEIFRDLAGMVVEQGTVLDRIDFNVEQACVKTEDGLKQLQKAEQYQKKNRKMLVILILFIIVIVLIVILFGTKF, from the exons ttGGCTGATGATCGGATGGCGTTGGTGTCAGGAATCAGTCTGGATCCTGAAGCTGCCATCGGAGTCACCAAGAAACTGCCTCCCAAATGGATAGAAGGGGTCGATgag ATCCAGTATGAAATCACACGGGTTCGACAGAAGATGAAGGAACTGGCTTTACTTCATGACAAGCATATGAATCGTCCCACACTGGATGACAGTAGTGAAGAAGAGCATGCCATAGAAATCACTACTCAGGAGATCACACAG ATGTTTCATCGATGCCAGAGAGCTGTGACAGGTTTGCAGTCTCGTTGTGGCCACTGCACCGAGCAGGAGGAGAGACTGCTGAGAAACGTGGTGTCGTCTCTGGCACAGAGTCTGCAAGATCTTTCCACCAATTTCAGGCACACGCAGTCCAGCTACCTAAAAC GTATGAAGAATCGTGAGGAGAGATCAAAGCACTTTTTTGACTCAGGACCTCTAatggaagaggatgaagagttAGCTGTATATGACAAG ggGTTCACAGACGACCAGCTGATGCTGGTGCAGCAGAACACAGTTATGGTTGAAGAACGAGAGCGAGAGATCAGACAAATAGTGCAGTCCATCTCAGATCTGAATGAGATATTCCGGGACTTGGCAGGGATGGTGGTGGAGCAG GGCACCGTTCTCGACAGAATCGACTTCAATGTGGAGCAAGCTTGTGTTAAAACAGAAGATGgactgaaacaattacaaaaG GCAGAACAGTatcagaagaagaacagaaagatGCTGGTCATTTTGATCCTCTTCATCATAGTCATTGTTCTAATAGTTATTCTTTTTGGAACAAAGTTTTAA